The DNA segment attgttaagatgaacacactacgtgcttcactgccaccggccattttttattccgtatacgttgacgatatacaaataggctttaaatcctgcaacctcgcagtatgcgagagacaggtacagcagggcctgaacaaggtttccaagtgggctgacgaaaacggatttaagatcaacccccacaaaagctcttgtgttctttttactagaaagagaggcctggctccagacccttgtgttcaactgagtggacatcaaatacctatcaacaaagaacacaaatttttaggcattatacttgactccaagttcacttttatacagcacattaaatatcttaaagaaaaatgcctaaggacaatgaacttgcttaaagttctatcccactcaacatggggtagcgacaggaagtgtctgatgaatgtttataagagcctaattcgatcacgattggactatggtgccgtcgtatataactctgccgctccgagcgcactaaagatcctagatcctatccaccatctaggtatccgcttagccaccggtgctttcagaacaagcccgattgaaagcttattcgcggaatcaaatgaatggtcgctccatctacagagaacttacatcagccttacatatttcctaaaaatacactccaatcatcaacatccatgttttaacactgttaacgatatgacctgcactacactattccataatcgtccttctgtaagaaagcctttctcgcttcgagtgagggagcttagtgatgagatacatgtcccgctcctcgagcttcgcctaatgcatccagccaagctgctacctccttgggagtggcagctgatacaatgcgacacatctttcattcaagttacaaagcacgctcctgaggccgaaatcagaatgcatttcctagaactccagcacaagcattcctgtgcagagttctacacagacgcttcgaagtcaaatgcaggggtatgcagccgtcggcccatccttctcggaatccgacgtactgcatccggaaacaagcatatttacggctgaggcctacgcattactctctgctgtgaagcatataagaaaatcaaaacttccaaaagcagcgatctatagactccctaagcgtcgtgaaggccttgatgtcagtctatacacacaaaaatcctgtacttagtgaactctacaccgtcttgtgtaaagcgtacatatctaaccagcgtatcattatatgttgggtgcctggccataggagcatcgagggtaacgttctggcggacgagatggccacgtcaatcgcatcgcaagctgttaaccctaccgctgcggtgcctgtcacagatctgagacctttcttgcgaaggagattgcgagaccactggcaacgcatgtgggacgcggaaacggataataagctccacctgataaaaccacagttatgattctggccctctactacaaaatcgcgccgaacagatgtcctattctgtcgtctcagaataggacacacgtttggcacccataattttctactcaccggaagtgagcctccaacctgtggtagatgcggggagaggctgaccgtactccacgtcctcctggagtgtcgggaagccgaatctgagagaaagagactttttcattagcataccgacagcacattcctcttcatcctgcaatgctccttggtccagaaccgctttttaatacagacaaaGTGCTACGTTATcttagagatgtggtcttacatgttgttagtcccatgaattcgtagcgcctcctctctcgagaggatgccactgcgataattgttttgaatagcacatgcctccgggcccttgtgtttcaagggctctaaggaggcagtagtgctctggcatttctcataatctgatatattttacctatcatatcattctttttatatgcatctaaatgttcatagtacaagtcatacgtcatcgccataattttattacacagattttacgcattttagagcgtatattttaaggcccctttacagccacgacacaccaattcatagtaatcatagttacactgcacacccactaccacagacatggcgctctttggccattcctggcccttgcgccatgaaaccccatacatcatcatcatcattgaccATGACGATCAACTCTGATGGAAGTCCGGTTTTCAACTCGTCAAAGTTTTCAATATGGCCCGTTCAGACGATAGTTAATGAGTTGCCTCCAGGATTGCGGTCCAAAAATGTTACAGTTGCCATGCTGTGGTACGGCCAGTGCCATCCAGATATGACATTGGTGCTGGAGGCATTTTCCAAGCAAATGGACTCTCTCGCCGAGACTGGGATCAACTGGACGTGTGACGGAGAGACCTTTCACTCAAAAGTGAGTAATTCCTTCTATTTGTTTTTGTAAGTTTCATCTAGAAAATGTACAGGCACATCATCTATCCCTCCACACAATTCCACAAccaaaaaatgaagaaacacatttaaaaagtGTAAGGACTATGGAATTGAAAATACTTATTGTTGcactagctttctttttctttttggaagcgccatttgtgtaatctgattttgACTGCTGTATAACATGTCAAAAACTAACCAACCTACaaaataactttttatttttaAGGTGAGTCGCAAAATtgaattgcaattttttttagttaGGTTATTCCAATGAATAATGTTATTGTTGTCAAAAGACCAATTGTCAGCACATAAGCTTTTGAGCCAAGTGTAATATACCAGTGTCACACGGCTACTTGCAATCGCTATTGAGCCCGATTCGGATAGAAATTCTGGACCACAGTTGGCAtcctcgcgcagcttgcgcaaagtaCCCGATCTTGACCGAGAAATTCTATCCCAACTGGGCTCAATTGCaattgaaagtgcaccatttGAAAACCATATGAGAGCTTCTCATTTTTACATCAAAGACCTTATTTTCCTTTTCCGGTCTTTACAGGTCTACTGTTTCACTGGTGCGGCTGATGCCCCAGCCAGGGCTCTGATGCAGAACACGGTCCAGTATAATGGATACTTTGGGTGTGGCTGGTGTTTGCACCCTGGCAAGTGCATTGAAGGTAAGCAAACTCACTTTTATACAAAAACATTTAGCTGACTGCATTTTAATGTGTCTATGGGTTTTACCATCACTAGTTTGCCACTGTAATTTGGTTTCTGCATTCTTATTTCCTCTACACAAATTTGTGTTTTGAGCATTCTTTTTGCGAAGTAGTTTTGCCTCAAGTAAAAGTCAGTGTAAATACCAAAGGTCAGTGTaaatacaagtaaaaaaaaaagaaaggctgcagcctttctttttttttacttgtacaAACTTTTTGAAAGCTTAATGGGAACTTCACATCAGCATGCACTGACGTGGCTGTTGGGAGTGTCACACGTATTCAGGAATATTAATACAAGTTGAAATATGTATTATTCATTGCAGCAAAGGTTTATTTGCCTACCGGTTAGTTTTGTACTTAATTTATTTCCTTTATATTTATTTGGCAGGAACAGTCAAGTATCCTGTCAGCACCACAGCTGTGCCCGACAGGACTAAAGAAGGAATGATTGAGGACATGGCTGAAGCTCGCAGAAGCGGAGTGAATGTTCGGGGAGTGAAGGGGCCATCCCCACTGATAAACTTGTTGGGATTCGATATTGTGTGGGGCTTCACCCCTGACTACATGCATTGTGTTTCGCTTGGAGTGACACGCCAGTTTATGGAGTTGTGGTTGTCTGGTGTTGGGGCTCCGTATTACATTGGATCACCTCAATGTGTTAGGACAATTGATCAAAGGCTGTGTGCCATAAAGCCACCACAGTGCATCACACGCCTGCCGAGATCTGTTCAGCTGAGAAAGTTTTGGAAGGCAAGTGAGTGGCAGCAGTGGCTTTTATATTTCAGCCTTGTGTGTGTTGACGGAATGTTGCCAGGCAAGTACATGAAGCACTTCAGCCTGCTGGTAAAAGCAGTGTACCTTCTACTTGCAGATACTGTCTCAGCTGAAGACATAAGGCAGAGCACAGAATGCCTTGTGCAATTTGTTGTTGGTGTTCAATTCCTTTATTCCAAAAAAGAAATGACATCAAATGTGCATTTATTGCTACATCTTGCGAAAAGTGCTACGATGCAAGGGCCACTTTGGGCACACTCTTGCTTTGTTTTTGAAGCAGGAATAGGAAAGATTAAAAAATCGATTACTTCTGCAAAGGGCGTGCCTCATCAAGTGATGAGCAGAGTCCTAATGGCCAACAAAGTTTGTGCATACAAGGCAACTGCAAGTCGCCAAGTTAAAGATTTTGTGTGCTGGGATATGCGCAAGGACGAATCGCTAGCCCTTTTAGGCAAGCCAAGGCTTGCCAGTGTGTCTCTTCGTAGATTAATCGAGGCACAGGTCCCTCAGCAGATCACTGGCCCTGTTGAGGAACATGACAGAGTCCGTATCTCTGGGCATGTGTTCCACAGTGAACAATACCAAAGGCCTGAAAGAACCGACTGCACAGCTGTACGACTGCCaaacaatatgcatgcaaagaTACAGCATATTGTCTCAGTGAGCTGCAGCGACAGAAAGAGAATTTACTTCGTATCGAAGAGCTATGTTAGTTCTCTCTCTTTTGGCACAACACACATTTCAAGCGTTCAAAAGTGCATGCCAGAGAAGGTCATAGAGGTTGACAATAAAACAGCTGCATGCCTTTGGATTGAATGTGATGGAATGCAGTTTTTTTGCAATTTCGTCAATCGTTTCCAGTAATACATTTTTTACTTAACTTTTGTTTACATTCCGCTTTTTATGAAATAACTTTAAATATAAGCACAATCTGTGAGTATGCTTGCTATGAGCTTTATACATATTGTTACAGAACAAAATCAgaagtgcccttccactctgcgaagaaggatgaccagcgaagctgtgtatgtgggccccttaatggcatactacaccgccgcgggtcggcccggcattgcactatcttcgggatcggcccacatatggggagtgcttaatgcctgcttcacctccgccgcgggtcagcggAGGTGATGCTTAGAACATTTAATGTCATGGTTTTCAGGAAATTAGTATTCAGCAAAGTTTAAACTAGCTACAACATCCCATTTAAAACTCACAATGTTTGTGTTGTTCAGTTCCTCTGGATAAATTGAATGTTAATAACAAATGAGTGTTACTTCCTCTGGTATCTTTGAATGTTACTAATAAAAGTTTCCGAAAACATCCTTATAGTACAACGCTAAAGACCATGCGGCTGGCAACTTCACATTGTAGCACCTTTCGACATTGATGTCATCAACTTGACGAGTTCTGTGGCTCTGGGGCTTCCCGTGAAGTCCCCCAAGCTCTGTTGACATTACCGTTCGGAAGTTTGTGCATAGAGCATGATGGGAGACGATACTACTTTGTTGCCAGGCTGTTTGCCAGATGCAGTTAGCAGGTGGCATGCTGAAGAGATTTCGCTTTTCAACTTTATTTCAGACATGTTACTGTGGCTTATGAGGTCTCAACACAGAAAACTGAATAATTATTGGTGTGGTTACTTCCTACAACATGAATATTTCGCTGACCATAAATGTGAAATAAAATTCTATCATTAGAATTAACCTAGAACAAGATTGTAAAATCAGTGACCTTAAACCATGCTGCATGCTTAGGAAATGAATTGCAATTTATATGTTTCGACTCTTTTACCTTGAGTATGCCACTACGGCATGGAACGTGAAAACTAATAAACTTGTTCCCTGAAAGCTATTCAGAACCACTTTGTtacttgcatgtaaaagaatgTCTTATTGTCAGGACCATTTCAAAGGTCACTGTACCTTTTTCTAGACTATCTCTTCGACTGAATCTTGTGTGGAAATACAGGATTCCTGGTTGTGCTATATTATGTCCTCCTAGAACTTGCATTCTCTGTTATTGTTTATACATTTTTTCTTCCCTTGTACAAGAGAGTACTTTATTTTGCATGATCCCGTTTGCTTTGTTGGCATTATTTTGTATTGTTTGTGTATTCACGGCGGTATTTTGCATTGGTATTTCATGtattattgtttcttttgttttttgttcctgTCCTAACCGTGTAATAATATAATTTGTTTTGTCTACTACCTGAGAGGATGTCCCTCTACAGCTTTATGCTCAAGGAACTCCTTCTATATCTTCAATTTTATTACACATATTA comes from the Dermacentor variabilis isolate Ectoservices chromosome 2, ASM5094787v1, whole genome shotgun sequence genome and includes:
- the LOC142570602 gene encoding uncharacterized protein LOC142570602, encoding MQNTVQYNGYFGCGWCLHPGKCIEGTVKYPVSTTAVPDRTKEGMIEDMAEARRSGVNVRGVKGPSPLINLLGFDIVWGFTPDYMHCVSLGVTRQFMELWLSGVGAPYYIGSPQCVRTIDQRLCAIKPPQCITRLPRSVQLRKFWKASEWQQWLLYFSLVCVDGMLPGKYMKHFSLLVKAVYLLLADTVSAEDIRQSTECLVQFVVGVQFLYSKKEMTSNVHLLLHLAKSATMQGPLWAHSCFVFEAGIGKIKKSITSAKGVPHQVMSRVLMANKVCAYKATASRQVKDFVCWDMRKDESLALLGKPRLASVSLRRLIEAQVPQQITGPVEEHDRVRISGHVFHSEQYQRPERTDCTAVRLPNNMHAKIQHIVSVSCSDRKRIYFVSKSYVSSLSFGTTHISSVQKCMPEKVIEVDNKTAACLWIEWPPRATSRGRLLQQAVGDTARRVTLAAARNELAEKLLEESRKRSAATGRTAVITWQDVFLVVVILAGNVAVVAKKGLAGVET